A window of Aquibium oceanicum genomic DNA:
ACCTTGAGCATGATGTCCATCTTCTTCGCGCCCAGCGCCCTCAGCACGTCCTCCATCTCCGGCTCGATGGTGGCGAGGCCGGTGGCGACGTTCACCACGATCGGGAAGAAGGCGATGAGGAAGGCCGTCAGCACGGCGGGAATCGTGCCGATGCCGAACCAGATGACCAGCACCGGCACCAGCGCGACCTTGGGGATGGCGTTGAAGCCGACCATCAGCGGATAGAGCCCCGCATAGATGAAGCGCGACCAGCCGACGAGGATGCCGAGCGCCAGCCCGCCCACGACGGCGAGCACGAAGCCGGCCACGGTCGTGTAGAGCGTCTGGAGCGAGTTCTTCCAGATCGCCGACCAGTACTGCACGATGGCGCCGGCGATCACCGTCGGCGCCGGCAGGATGTATTGCGGAATGGCGAAGACCCGCACCGCCGCCTCCCAGACCACGAAGAGCGCCGCCGTATAGAGCCACGGCGCGGCCTTCACCCAGTCGATGCCTGCACGGGGCGCGCTCATGCGGCCTTCCTCGCGTCTGCGATCGAGCCGCGCAGTTCGTGCACCACGTCGTTGAACTCCTTTTCATACATGAGTTCGAGGTCGCGTGGCCGCGCGAACGGCACCTTGCGTTCCTCGATCACCCGGCCGGGCCGCGAGCTCATGACGAAGATGCGGTCGGCGAGGAAGACCGCCTCGCGCAGATCGTGCGTGACCAGCACGATCGTGACGCCTTGCGCGGCATGCAGATCGCGGATGACGCACCACAACTCCTCGCGTGTGAAGGAATCCAGCGCCCCGAACGGTTCGTCGAGCATCAGGAG
This region includes:
- a CDS encoding ABC transporter permease — protein: MSAPRAGIDWVKAAPWLYTAALFVVWEAAVRVFAIPQYILPAPTVIAGAIVQYWSAIWKNSLQTLYTTVAGFVLAVVGGLALGILVGWSRFIYAGLYPLMVGFNAIPKVALVPVLVIWFGIGTIPAVLTAFLIAFFPIVVNVATGLATIEPEMEDVLRALGAKKMDIMLKVGIPRSMPYFFGSLKIAITLAFVGSVISETVAANSGLGHMMLGAQSQFNVPLVFAGLVMLAIEGIVMYALMAWIEMRMTGWAHRSQTMGA